The region GGCCGACAGCCGACAGCATCCGCCTGACCTGTCGTTTTCTGCCCTCATGAATGGTGATCTCTACAGTGCTGGTATTCGATGCGTCCGAGTGCGAGAGGAGCACGGCTCTTGCGGGAGCGGTCTTGCCGTCCTCAAGATCGACGCCTATCCTCAGTTGCCTGAGCTCATCGGGGGTCATTTTGCCGCGAACCTCGGCTACATATACTTTATTGACCTCATGCGACGGATGTGTCATAAGATGAGCAAAATCGCCGTCGTTGGTGAGGATCATCAGCCCGGATGTGTCTACATCCAGCCTGCCGACAGGATACAGATACGCATCTATCGCATCCACGAGCTCGACGACTGTGTTCTTAGCGAACTTATCGAACCGGGTGCTTGTGTATCCGACCGGCTTGTTGAGCAGTATATAGAGCCTCTCTTGACTCGGGTCTATAAGGCTGCCGTCGAGGCTTA is a window of Armatimonadota bacterium DNA encoding:
- a CDS encoding pseudouridine synthase, translating into MEQRLQKILAAAGVGSRRHCETLIVTGRVSVNGEVVSQLGAKADPEIDKISLDGSLIDPSQERLYILLNKPVGYTSTRFDKFAKNTVVELVDAIDAYLYPVGRLDVDTSGLMILTNDGDFAHLMTHPSHEVNKVYVAEVRGKMTPDELRQLRIGVDLEDGKTAPARAVLLSHSDASNTSTVEITIHEGRKRQVRRMLSAVGHKVIKLARARLGSLDLKGLREGQYRFLTKKEVSDLIKLATPK